One uncultured Methanobrevibacter sp. genomic window carries:
- the cobM gene encoding precorrin-4 C(11)-methyltransferase, with protein MKGKVIFIGAGPGDPDLITVKGRKVIENADVIIYAGSLVNKDVLNPAKDECEIHNSAYLNLEETDAIITEAVNEGKLVARVHTGDPSIYGAIGEQIRELKKHDIEYEIIPGVSSLFGTASVLEAELTLPEISQSVIITRPEGRTPKPAGESLASFSKHHATMCIFLGIGMIDKVVDELLEGYEETTPVAVVKKATWPDQQIIKGTLADIAGKVKDANITKTAMIVVGDVLDPGDFNASKLYDKNFKHEYR; from the coding sequence ATGAAAGGAAAAGTAATTTTCATAGGTGCAGGTCCTGGAGACCCTGATTTAATCACCGTAAAAGGAAGAAAAGTAATTGAAAATGCTGACGTTATTATTTATGCAGGTTCACTTGTTAATAAAGATGTTTTAAACCCTGCTAAGGATGAATGTGAAATACACAATAGTGCTTACTTAAACCTGGAAGAAACTGATGCAATTATTACAGAAGCAGTTAATGAAGGTAAATTGGTTGCCCGTGTACATACAGGAGATCCTTCAATTTACGGAGCAATAGGCGAACAGATTCGTGAACTTAAAAAACATGATATTGAATATGAAATCATTCCGGGCGTAAGTTCTCTTTTTGGTACTGCAAGCGTGCTTGAAGCTGAATTGACACTGCCTGAAATTTCACAGAGCGTTATAATAACCCGTCCGGAAGGAAGAACTCCAAAACCTGCCGGTGAAAGTTTAGCCAGCTTTTCCAAGCATCATGCAACCATGTGTATCTTTTTGGGAATAGGTATGATTGATAAAGTAGTTGATGAATTGCTTGAAGGTTATGAAGAAACTACTCCCGTTGCAGTTGTAAAAAAAGCTACCTGGCCAGACCAGCAAATAATTAAAGGAACCCTTGCAGATATTGCAGGAAAAGTTAAAGATGCCAATATTACAAAGACTGCGATGATTGTGGTGGGAGATGTCTTAGACCCAGGTGACTTTAATGCATCTAAGCTATATGATAAAAACTTTAAACATGAATACAGATAA
- a CDS encoding carboxymuconolactone decarboxylase family protein, with protein sequence MSRYEKGKEILEDIQKKPVEEIFKELEDIAPDLSRFVIEFPYSEIYSRPEVDLKTRELCTVAAITVLGAIPQLKEHINAALNVGNSPTEIVEIIMQMSAYCGFPKAINGIVAAKEVFSERGLMPVRD encoded by the coding sequence ATGTCAAGATATGAAAAAGGAAAGGAAATTTTGGAAGACATTCAAAAGAAGCCTGTTGAAGAGATTTTCAAGGAACTGGAAGATATTGCACCGGACCTGTCACGCTTTGTAATTGAATTTCCATATTCTGAAATCTATTCAAGGCCTGAAGTTGACTTAAAGACTCGTGAGTTATGTACAGTCGCTGCAATAACAGTTTTAGGGGCAATTCCACAGCTTAAAGAACATATTAATGCCGCTTTAAATGTAGGAAACAGTCCGACTGAAATTGTTGAAATCATAATGCAGATGTCTGCTTACTGCGGATTTCCAAAAGCAATCAACGGTATTGTAGCCGCAAAAGAGGTCTTTAGTGAAAGAGGACTAATGCCTGTGAGGGATTAG
- a CDS encoding methionine synthase yields the protein MKSTVVGSFPVEVSKPSSAKDKLLSALGAHDPFKDAIKSCVTAQLDAGVDIISDGQVRGDMVSIFTKYISGMVIEDGNTFITSKILRPTQEISVKDLKYAKDVMKDYYGGKIPEGKGVKGIITGPNTIVHSSRIQSFYKNKEDAIIDLAHSLKYEVDAIAKKVEPVYIQIDEPFLSTGMVEMKTAREAIDILHDGLEVPLAMHVCGILKDAFKDIAKFNVDILDFEFAGNNVNLGVLEENASLLSGKKVGFGCVDSSVNEVDDINDIENLVTKAIDIVGKDNLLLDPDCGLRRAPKDVAFKKLQLMNQIKDKYN from the coding sequence ATGAAATCTACAGTTGTCGGAAGCTTTCCGGTTGAAGTAAGTAAACCTTCTTCAGCAAAAGATAAATTATTAAGTGCTCTTGGAGCACATGATCCTTTTAAGGATGCTATTAAAAGTTGTGTCACAGCTCAGCTTGATGCAGGAGTAGATATTATCTCCGACGGCCAGGTTAGAGGTGACATGGTTTCTATTTTTACAAAATATATTTCCGGAATGGTGATTGAAGACGGAAATACATTCATCACATCCAAAATATTAAGACCTACTCAGGAAATTTCAGTCAAGGACCTGAAATACGCCAAGGATGTTATGAAAGATTACTATGGCGGTAAAATCCCTGAAGGCAAAGGAGTTAAAGGAATAATCACTGGACCGAATACTATTGTTCACTCTTCCAGAATCCAATCATTCTATAAAAATAAGGAAGATGCAATCATTGATTTGGCTCATAGTTTAAAATATGAAGTTGATGCTATCGCTAAAAAGGTTGAACCGGTTTACATTCAAATTGACGAGCCGTTTTTATCTACAGGAATGGTGGAAATGAAAACAGCCCGTGAAGCCATTGATATTTTACATGATGGTCTGGAAGTGCCATTGGCAATGCATGTCTGCGGTATTTTAAAAGATGCATTCAAAGACATTGCAAAATTCAATGTTGATATTCTGGACTTTGAATTTGCAGGAAACAATGTTAATTTGGGTGTATTGGAAGAGAACGCTTCACTTTTATCAGGTAAAAAAGTTGGTTTCGGATGTGTTGATTCATCAGTTAATGAAGTTGATGACATCAATGACATTGAAAATTTAGTCACCAAAGCTATTGATATTGTTGGAAAAGACAATCTTCTTTTGGATCCTGACTGCGGCCTTCGTAGAGCACCTAAAGATGTTGCATTTAAAAAACTGCAGTTGATGAATCAGATTAAAGATAAATATAACTGA
- a CDS encoding TatD family hydrolase, with the protein MIDTHCHIDFEDFDKDREEVIKRAKDKLDYVVASGYSIESNRDVLKLSQEYKGFIYPTFGFHPVSSQNCTNEELEEAHKYLIENLDNIVAIGEVGMDYYYVTDKELRERQQEIFRSFLEIANNHKVPIVMHVRDCEKKAVNIIEDYDDIPYFIFHCYGGSLKTAKRIMNRDDSYMSFSTMLCYSKHHQDLIEKIDLDYVLTETDSPYLAMTKEERNEPVNVVKAVHKIAEIKQMDVKVVDEITTNNARKIFKI; encoded by the coding sequence ATGATTGATACACATTGCCACATTGATTTTGAAGACTTTGACAAGGACAGAGAAGAGGTTATCAAAAGAGCAAAGGACAAACTCGATTACGTTGTAGCATCAGGTTACAGCATAGAAAGCAATCGGGATGTTTTAAAACTTTCACAGGAATACAAAGGTTTTATTTATCCTACTTTTGGTTTTCACCCTGTAAGCTCTCAAAATTGCACTAACGAGGAACTTGAAGAGGCACATAAATATCTTATTGAAAATTTAGACAATATTGTGGCTATCGGCGAGGTTGGAATGGATTACTACTACGTAACAGATAAGGAATTACGTGAAAGACAGCAGGAAATATTCAGAAGCTTTCTTGAAATCGCAAACAATCACAAAGTTCCAATCGTAATGCATGTAAGGGACTGTGAGAAAAAAGCTGTCAACATCATCGAAGACTACGATGACATTCCTTATTTTATTTTTCACTGCTATGGGGGAAGTCTAAAAACAGCAAAAAGGATTATGAACCGTGATGATTCATATATGAGCTTTTCCACAATGCTTTGCTATTCAAAACATCACCAGGATTTAATTGAAAAAATTGACCTGGACTATGTTTTAACTGAAACTGACAGTCCATATCTGGCAATGACAAAAGAAGAGCGTAATGAACCGGTAAATGTTGTTAAAGCAGTTCATAAAATTGCTGAGATAAAACAGATGGATGTTAAAGTTGTTGATGAAATTACCACCAACAACGCCAGAAAAATTTTTAAAATTTAG
- a CDS encoding DUF1894 domain-containing protein produces MSFCLDTYLQQSDNYEIHASKAGFKDCAMIIRFKADDLVYIKPGDEVLGVRVIGIPPIPIGFDHEKGTVFLPYTKPCHGTSVVELPIDEEEVEKIRKLDTGKK; encoded by the coding sequence ATGTCATTCTGTTTAGATACTTATCTTCAACAATCAGACAATTATGAAATACATGCTTCAAAAGCAGGTTTTAAAGACTGTGCCATGATTATCAGATTTAAAGCTGATGATTTGGTTTATATCAAACCTGGAGATGAAGTATTGGGCGTTAGAGTTATTGGGATTCCGCCAATTCCAATAGGATTTGACCATGAAAAAGGTACTGTCTTTTTACCTTACACAAAACCTTGTCATGGGACTTCCGTTGTGGAACTGCCAATAGATGAAGAAGAAGTTGAAAAAATAAGAAAATTGGATACCGGTAAAAAATGA
- a CDS encoding aldo/keto reductase, with protein sequence MTYKSKFGFGCMRLPQTDAEDPTKIDQELFNEMVDLYMEHGFNYFDTSYAYHNGVSEVALRKAVVERYPRESYKICDKMPTWALTSKEDNEKFVNEMLERLGIDYFDVFFVHNINTPWYKLAENADSFEYVKNMKEKGIAKKIGFSFHDHAELLEEVLDKYADIIDIVQIQLNYLDWEDPVIESRKCYELCVKHGLDVYVMEPLKGGLLVNAPDNIKKEFNEFSPNKSIASFALRFAASLDNVKMVLSGMNQMDHLIDNINTFENFEVLSDEENEFLKKMAEKLDESVAVACSECGYCIDACPEMIPIPEYFTLYNISKNRPEEDIYKLYFDKLADEKVPADECTYCGTCLEHCTQQIDIPEVLEKVCENFETGFSPYAGSP encoded by the coding sequence ATGACTTACAAATCAAAATTCGGTTTCGGTTGCATGAGACTTCCTCAAACCGATGCAGAAGACCCTACAAAAATTGACCAGGAACTATTCAATGAAATGGTTGATTTATACATGGAACATGGCTTTAATTACTTTGATACTTCTTACGCTTACCATAACGGAGTCAGTGAAGTTGCCCTCAGAAAGGCAGTAGTGGAAAGATACCCTCGTGAATCCTATAAGATATGTGACAAGATGCCTACATGGGCATTAACCTCCAAAGAGGACAACGAGAAATTTGTAAACGAGATGCTTGAAAGATTAGGAATAGATTATTTTGACGTATTTTTCGTCCACAACATCAATACACCTTGGTATAAACTTGCAGAAAATGCAGATTCATTTGAATATGTAAAAAATATGAAGGAGAAAGGTATTGCCAAAAAAATCGGTTTCAGTTTCCATGACCATGCCGAACTGCTTGAAGAGGTTCTTGACAAATACGCAGATATCATCGACATTGTCCAGATTCAGCTGAATTACCTTGACTGGGAAGACCCTGTAATCGAATCAAGGAAATGCTATGAACTGTGCGTCAAACACGGCCTTGACGTTTATGTGATGGAACCTTTAAAAGGAGGACTTCTTGTAAATGCTCCTGATAACATTAAAAAAGAATTTAATGAATTCAGTCCTAACAAGTCAATAGCCAGTTTCGCTTTAAGATTTGCAGCATCACTTGACAACGTTAAAATGGTTTTAAGCGGCATGAACCAAATGGATCATCTAATTGACAATATCAATACCTTTGAAAACTTTGAAGTCCTAAGCGATGAAGAAAATGAATTTTTAAAGAAAATGGCCGAGAAGCTGGATGAAAGTGTTGCAGTTGCCTGCAGCGAATGCGGATACTGTATTGACGCATGTCCTGAAATGATTCCTATTCCAGAATATTTCACATTATACAACATTAGTAAAAACAGACCTGAAGAAGACATTTACAAACTGTATTTCGACAAGCTGGCTGATGAAAAGGTCCCTGCTGATGAATGTACCTACTGCGGAACATGCCTTGAACACTGTACACAGCAAATTGACATTCCGGAAGTGCTTGAAAAAGTCTGTGAGAACTTTGAGACCGGTTTTTCACCATATGCCGGTTCACCTTAG
- a CDS encoding DUF354 domain-containing protein, producing the protein MVFVKVWVDISNAPHVRFFKDVIKYLEAEGEDVIVTARQFGDIHKLMEMYDIDFISVGKHGVSLYDKLRESTSRVYNLVDIIHGEKVDVALSKHSIELPRISFGLGIPSLYVLDNEHALAANKLTLPLCDRIITPKIIDMWKLMKFGADPNTIISYEGTSELMHFKSFKYNDNVFNDLNLDLNHQKTILMRPEPSLASYLNTDCRKSVLSPIVDELKNVANILILPRFKEQAEIFEGIENVSILKPPVDTSSIIKKCDLVIGAGGTMNREAAILQTPVISCYPGETLSVDQYYINKGLMYRSIDSDEVINKALDYIVNPHEKIDLKTDDLFQVIIDNLYDLAKNGK; encoded by the coding sequence GTGGTTTTTGTGAAAGTTTGGGTTGATATTTCAAATGCTCCTCATGTAAGATTTTTCAAGGATGTAATCAAGTACCTTGAGGCTGAAGGTGAGGATGTAATTGTCACTGCAAGACAATTCGGTGATATCCATAAATTAATGGAAATGTATGACATTGACTTTATATCTGTAGGAAAACATGGTGTGAGCTTATATGACAAGCTTAGGGAAAGCACATCCCGTGTTTATAATCTTGTAGATATTATACATGGCGAAAAGGTGGATGTTGCCCTTAGCAAGCATTCTATAGAGCTTCCTAGAATTTCATTTGGTCTGGGAATCCCTAGTTTGTACGTTTTGGACAACGAACATGCTCTTGCAGCTAACAAATTAACATTGCCTTTATGTGATAGAATAATTACGCCTAAAATTATCGACATGTGGAAACTGATGAAATTCGGAGCCGATCCAAACACAATCATTTCATATGAAGGTACTTCTGAACTGATGCACTTCAAAAGCTTCAAATACAATGACAATGTATTCAATGACTTGAACTTGGACTTAAATCATCAAAAAACAATACTTATGAGGCCGGAACCTTCACTCGCATCCTACCTGAATACTGACTGCAGAAAATCTGTCCTGTCACCTATTGTGGATGAACTGAAAAATGTAGCTAACATATTAATTCTTCCAAGATTCAAGGAACAGGCTGAGATATTTGAAGGAATTGAAAACGTTTCAATATTAAAGCCCCCGGTTGATACATCAAGCATAATCAAAAAATGTGATTTGGTAATCGGTGCGGGTGGAACAATGAACAGGGAAGCTGCAATCCTGCAGACTCCTGTAATTTCATGTTATCCTGGTGAAACATTGTCTGTTGACCAGTATTACATCAACAAGGGTCTGATGTACAGGTCAATTGATTCTGATGAGGTAATTAATAAGGCTCTTGATTATATTGTCAATCCTCATGAAAAAATTGATTTGAAAACCGATGATTTGTTCCAGGTCATAATTGATAATTTATATGATTTGGCCAAAAATGGTAAATAG
- the hypB gene encoding hydrogenase nickel incorporation protein HypB yields the protein MHMIADVEIEKNIMDANKKLADKNLKNLEEKEIFCVDFVGAIGSGKTTLVEEIIDNTDYKIGVLAGDVISKFDAGRIEKHDVPVVGLNTGKECHLDAHLVGHGLADLPLDDLDMVIIENVGNLICPVDFELGSHLRIVVVSVTEGDDTVEKHPIIFQTSDVVVINKVDLADAVGADADKMVADAQRLNPKVKVIKSSLKEGIGLDEIIKVIEDAMKN from the coding sequence ATGCATATGATTGCAGATGTAGAAATAGAAAAAAATATTATGGATGCTAATAAAAAATTAGCAGACAAAAACCTGAAAAACTTAGAAGAAAAAGAAATCTTCTGTGTTGATTTTGTAGGAGCAATCGGTTCCGGTAAAACAACTCTTGTAGAAGAAATTATTGATAATACTGATTATAAAATAGGCGTTCTTGCAGGTGATGTTATCTCTAAATTTGATGCAGGACGTATTGAAAAACATGATGTGCCTGTTGTAGGTTTGAATACAGGTAAAGAATGCCACCTGGATGCACACCTTGTAGGTCACGGACTTGCTGATTTACCTCTTGATGATTTGGATATGGTAATAATTGAAAATGTAGGAAACCTTATCTGTCCGGTTGACTTTGAATTAGGTTCTCATTTAAGAATTGTCGTTGTCAGTGTTACTGAAGGTGACGACACTGTTGAAAAACATCCGATTATCTTCCAGACTTCCGATGTGGTTGTAATCAACAAGGTTGATCTGGCTGATGCTGTCGGAGCAGATGCAGATAAGATGGTTGCAGATGCTCAAAGATTAAATCCTAAAGTTAAAGTCATCAAATCCAGTTTAAAAGAAGGCATTGGATTGGATGAAATCATTAAAGTTATTGAAGATGCAATGAAAAACTGA
- a CDS encoding DUF1890 domain-containing protein produces MKALVLLGCPETPSQTPMAVYVFNKLTKLGYDVTIAANPAASKLVKISDPEGFYNLKLVDLERLLGDINEGDYDLLVGFVHKDAAASFFVTFDQILQTKSLALVFSRDADEVAEFVNMIEESGSNAKITAVRAFHNPSPIKVKFDKAIKEFE; encoded by the coding sequence ATGAAAGCTTTAGTTTTACTTGGATGTCCGGAGACTCCATCACAAACTCCGATGGCAGTTTATGTTTTTAATAAATTAACAAAATTAGGTTATGATGTTACAATAGCTGCTAATCCTGCAGCATCAAAACTTGTAAAAATTTCAGACCCCGAAGGATTCTATAATCTTAAGTTAGTTGATTTGGAAAGATTGTTGGGAGACATTAACGAAGGGGATTATGATTTACTTGTTGGATTTGTCCACAAGGATGCGGCTGCATCATTTTTCGTAACATTTGATCAAATCCTGCAGACCAAATCTCTTGCACTGGTATTTTCAAGAGATGCGGATGAAGTTGCTGAATTTGTAAATATGATAGAAGAAAGTGGCAGTAACGCTAAAATTACAGCAGTTAGAGCTTTCCATAATCCTTCACCAATTAAAGTTAAATTTGACAAAGCAATTAAGGAGTTTGAATAG
- the hypA gene encoding hydrogenase maturation nickel metallochaperone HypA, translated as MHELSMAQGIINAVLETAQANNATEVNEVTIEVGRLAMINPEQLQFILGVLVENTILEDAQINFEEIPAEIECYDCKFHGEAVLDDSDHYAPIVKCPECDSYQIEILNGKDIIVKNIVIEKPEE; from the coding sequence ATGCACGAACTATCTATGGCACAAGGTATTATTAATGCAGTTCTTGAAACTGCACAGGCAAATAATGCTACTGAAGTTAATGAAGTTACTATTGAAGTCGGAAGGCTTGCAATGATAAATCCTGAACAGTTGCAGTTCATATTGGGAGTTTTAGTTGAAAATACTATTTTGGAAGATGCCCAAATCAATTTCGAAGAAATTCCTGCAGAAATTGAATGCTATGACTGTAAGTTCCATGGTGAAGCTGTTCTTGATGATAGTGACCATTATGCTCCAATTGTCAAATGTCCTGAGTGTGACAGTTATCAAATTGAAATCCTGAACGGAAAAGATATAATTGTTAAAAATATAGTTATAGAAAAACCTGAGGAGTAA
- the uppS gene encoding polyprenyl diphosphate synthase: protein MAENILYRIYEWYISRGLVPEKMPKHVAIIMDGNRRYSKLQGNIDVVKGHEIGVDTLEKVLDWSIELGIEIITAYAFSTENFNRPKHEVEGLMNLFVINFKRLVNHEKIHKNEVKVQVVGRTELLPDNVREAIHEAEEATAHYNKRYFNLAIGYDGRLEIVDSIKKIIEDVQAGKVSIDDVDEDMVSKNLYTAGLDDPNLIIRTSGEERLSGFLLWQSSYSELYFCETLWPDLRKVDFIRAIRSYQARDRRFGV, encoded by the coding sequence ATGGCAGAAAATATACTTTATAGAATATATGAATGGTACATATCCAGAGGACTTGTTCCGGAAAAGATGCCAAAACATGTAGCTATAATTATGGACGGAAACAGAAGATATTCCAAACTCCAGGGAAACATAGACGTTGTCAAAGGACATGAAATCGGAGTAGATACATTAGAAAAAGTTTTAGACTGGAGTATTGAACTTGGAATTGAAATCATTACTGCCTATGCATTTTCAACAGAAAACTTTAATAGGCCAAAACATGAAGTTGAAGGGCTGATGAACCTGTTTGTCATCAACTTCAAAAGGCTTGTGAACCACGAAAAGATACACAAAAACGAAGTTAAAGTACAAGTCGTCGGTAGAACTGAACTTTTGCCCGACAATGTGCGGGAAGCAATACATGAAGCTGAAGAAGCAACAGCACACTACAATAAAAGATATTTTAACCTTGCAATAGGTTATGACGGACGTTTGGAAATCGTCGATTCAATTAAAAAAATCATTGAAGATGTACAGGCAGGAAAAGTTTCAATCGATGACGTTGATGAAGATATGGTAAGTAAAAATCTGTATACTGCAGGTCTGGATGATCCGAACCTTATTATCAGAACAAGCGGTGAAGAACGCTTAAGCGGATTCCTCCTATGGCAGTCATCATATTCAGAACTTTATTTCTGTGAAACATTATGGCCGGATTTAAGAAAAGTCGATTTTATCAGAGCCATAAGATCATATCAGGCAAGAGACAGAAGATTTGGAGTTTAA